From the genome of Neisseria sp. oral taxon 014 str. F0314:
CTTTGTGCCGCCACCGGCAATGCCGCCGACAGCATCAGTGCGGCGGTAAGGGCGGTTATTGTCCGTTTGTGGTTCATATAGTCTGTTCCTTATCCTTATAATCATGGCTTAACCGCAGCACCGCTGTTGCGCGATCCTTTGCGCTCGCGGTAGAAACGTTCCAGCCATTGCTCGGGATGCAGGCTGTCTGCTTTGATACCTTCGGCCTGCGCCGTTTCCCCGATGATGCGGTGCATGATTTCGATGTTGTCGGTACTGGCGGAAATGACCGACAGCACGTCGTCCATCCCGCGCAGGTTGAGCTGGCACACCGCCGACGAATGACCCTGCTTGACCAAGAAGCAGCGGGAACGTTCGTCCAGATTGACGATCACGTTAAATTCCGCTTCGGTCAGTTTCAACCCGTCGATATAGTCTTTCTTGTCGGCATTCGGATTCGGCAACAATATCATCGTTGCCGTCTGTTCAATCAGGGCCGCAGAAATATCGCTCTTGAGCGCATCTTCCGGCGACTGGGTGGCAAAAATACCCAATCCGTTTTGTTTACGAATAGTCTTCTGTTTATTCTTGGCAAAATCCTTCAATCCGCCTTCGCCGTCAAGAATCTTCCAGAACTCGTCCATCACATAAATTAACGGGCGGCCGTCTATCAGTTCTTCCAGCCGGTGGATAAGGTAGTTGATAACCGGTGTGCGCACTTCGTCGTTGTCAATCACATCGGTATAGTCAAAACCGATGATGCTGGCTCTCGTTAAATCTATGGTATCGACTGGGTTGTCGAATACCCAGCCGAGCGAACCTTCCTGCGTCCATTTGCGGATACGGGCAAAAACTGAATCATCACCTAGGTTTGGCAAGCTTTTCTGGAAGTTGGTCATGGTGCGCAGTCGCAACGGTGTATCCAAAATGGCTTTCACCGCCCTCATGATATCTTCTTCTTCCGATGCGGTGTATTCCTTTTTACCGGCAATTAGTTTTATCAATCCGGCAAGAAATTGGATATTGGCTTCGTTATTTTCGCATTGAAACGGGTTGAAACCGGTCGGCTGGCCATTATCCAAAGCCATATAGTTGCCTCCACAGGCTCTGACAAAAATCTCCGCACCGCGGTCCTTGTCGAAAAAAAAGATCGTTGGTTTGGGATCGAATTTCTGTACCTGACTCAACAAAAAGTTGATTAAGGCTGTCTTACCCGTACCCGATTTGCCGATCACCATTGTATTGGCAATAGCTTTTTCTCCCAACGAATTTTCACTCGGATGTGTCGCGTGGAAATTAAAATAGTACGGCTGCCCATTGGTGGTTTGCAATACAGTTACGGCATCGCCCCACGGGTTATTGTGCATTTTGCCTGTAGAAAAGTTGTGTAGCGGAGATAAACCCAAAAAATTCAGCGAAGAGACATTAGCCAACCGTGTACGGTATTTCCAATTGCCTGCGAGCTGCGAATAAAACGACGCCATGATTGCAACATCTTCTTTGGCCGAAACAAACCCCGCATTCGACAATTCCGCACGAGCTGTCGCAATATGCTGATGCAACTTCTCCTGACTCTCAGCATAAAGCGCTATAGTGAAATGGTATTCCCCCAACACAAAATTGCCCGACGACACTTCGTCCATTGCCCTATCCAGTTCCGATATCTGAGATACGGCCTTATCGCCGGAGGAAATCATCATACCGCGTGTACGCTCCAGTGTTTTTAGAGCATCATGCCTTCCTTTCGGACTAAAACTGTGGGTAATGACATATTCAAAATCAAGATATTTCAACCCATTTAAAATACCAGGCCACGTACTGTCTGGGTATTCTTTAATATTTAAAATTGCCCCAAAATAATTTTTCTGATCAGGGGTAGTTACGACAAAATCTCCATTCTTTGGAGAAAATGTTTGCTTACTAACAGCCAAATAATCATATACGGGGGCATTTAATACAGGTACAGGCTCCTCGATACGGTTCAACAAATATGCGTATAATTCCAGTGTCTCCGAAAATACTACGCCATTCTTGCCTTCGTACATACCTAATCTATATGGTGCATAATCACGCAGGACCGCCTCAACGTTAGCAGCAAGCTCGGTAATTTTCTCAATCGCCTGATTTTGCATATGTTCTAAAATTGAAACTTCCGAAGGGCGGTCAGCGAAACCCTTATTGGCCACTATAGGGCGGTATAGCATAGTAAAATACAACTCATTATTCATAATTTTTTGAGTTGTCAGACTATGAAAATATTGGTCTTGAACTTCTTGATTAAACCGTTCGGTAAATTCTGCATCTAACTGAACTTTCCCACGCCGACGTACATCGTGAACCCAAAAAGCAACATTTACATAATCAGGCGCCCTTAATGTTTGAAGCAAACGGTTAAAAGTATTATGTTTATGTTCAATTTCCCACTCATCTCTACCAACAAAAGGCAAACCTCCAAGCCTCCATGAAATAAGATAATCGCCACCTGTTGTTTTCACGACGAACGGAGAAACATGACTTGATAGAGTTATAAACTGGCTA
Proteins encoded in this window:
- a CDS encoding VirB4 family type IV secretion/conjugal transfer ATPase, coding for MFSPDTSSSQFITLSSHVSPFVVKTTGGDYLISWRLGGLPFVGRDEWEIEHKHNTFNRLLQTLRAPDYVNVAFWVHDVRRRGKVQLDAEFTERFNQEVQDQYFHSLTTQKIMNNELYFTMLYRPIVANKGFADRPSEVSILEHMQNQAIEKITELAANVEAVLRDYAPYRLGMYEGKNGVVFSETLELYAYLLNRIEEPVPVLNAPVYDYLAVSKQTFSPKNGDFVVTTPDQKNYFGAILNIKEYPDSTWPGILNGLKYLDFEYVITHSFSPKGRHDALKTLERTRGMMISSGDKAVSQISELDRAMDEVSSGNFVLGEYHFTIALYAESQEKLHQHIATARAELSNAGFVSAKEDVAIMASFYSQLAGNWKYRTRLANVSSLNFLGLSPLHNFSTGKMHNNPWGDAVTVLQTTNGQPYYFNFHATHPSENSLGEKAIANTMVIGKSGTGKTALINFLLSQVQKFDPKPTIFFFDKDRGAEIFVRACGGNYMALDNGQPTGFNPFQCENNEANIQFLAGLIKLIAGKKEYTASEEEDIMRAVKAILDTPLRLRTMTNFQKSLPNLGDDSVFARIRKWTQEGSLGWVFDNPVDTIDLTRASIIGFDYTDVIDNDEVRTPVINYLIHRLEELIDGRPLIYVMDEFWKILDGEGGLKDFAKNKQKTIRKQNGLGIFATQSPEDALKSDISAALIEQTATMILLPNPNADKKDYIDGLKLTEAEFNVIVNLDERSRCFLVKQGHSSAVCQLNLRGMDDVLSVISASTDNIEIMHRIIGETAQAEGIKADSLHPEQWLERFYRERKGSRNSGAAVKP